A single region of the Gemmatimonadaceae bacterium genome encodes:
- a CDS encoding ABC transporter ATP-binding protein: MKSDSRGISHLVLRLWEKLPPRRKRQFGLLGALMLVSAFAEVLSLGAVIPFLSVLVAPERLFAYESVRRMAEMFGVRSPSELVLPVTIAFATAALVAGAIRMLLLRLSTRLVFASGADLSSEVYRRTLYQPYEVHLSRNTSSVISSITHEVNVAAGVLMSLQILGAAAILLIAIMATLIAINPAIAFTATVGFGGSYLAITRFSRRRLRENSEKIAAEQVQVIKALQEGLGGIRDVLLDGSQEIYLSTYRKADSPVRLAQAENMYIGQSPRYAMETLGMVIIAALAFALMRKPGGAADAIPTLGILAFGAQRLLPALQQIYNSWSNIAGSEASLRNVLAMLDQAVKPELLLPRPGPLEFTDAVRLERVRFRYGSSSPWVLDGLSLTIPKGARVGFVGTTGSGKTTTLDLIMGLLSPTEGRVSVDNVSLSESNMRAWQRTIAHVPQTVYLSDATLAENIAFGISPDAIDHARLKRAARNAQIADFIEGRPDGYLSRVGERGIHLSGGQRQRIGIARALYKETDVMILDEATSALDNATEQAVVDSLKDLDVELTILIVAHRLSTVRGCDFIVQLENGIVAGQGTYDELLSSSSSFRRIAAASH, from the coding sequence ATGAAGTCCGATAGCCGCGGCATCTCTCATCTGGTACTTCGCCTTTGGGAGAAACTGCCGCCTCGTCGCAAGCGTCAGTTCGGTCTCCTCGGCGCGTTGATGCTCGTAAGCGCTTTTGCCGAAGTGCTCAGCCTCGGCGCGGTCATACCGTTCCTGAGCGTTCTCGTCGCCCCCGAGCGTCTGTTCGCGTACGAGTCCGTGCGTAGAATGGCGGAGATGTTCGGAGTGCGCTCCCCGAGCGAGCTTGTCTTGCCAGTGACAATTGCGTTCGCCACTGCCGCACTAGTTGCCGGTGCGATAAGAATGCTGCTGTTGCGACTGAGTACGCGGCTGGTATTCGCAAGCGGTGCGGACCTGAGCAGCGAGGTTTATCGGCGTACTCTCTACCAACCGTACGAGGTCCACCTTTCACGCAACACCAGTTCGGTTATCAGCAGCATCACGCACGAGGTGAATGTTGCCGCCGGGGTTTTGATGTCGCTGCAGATACTTGGCGCCGCCGCAATCCTGCTGATCGCGATAATGGCGACGTTGATTGCAATCAACCCCGCGATTGCGTTTACCGCGACAGTCGGATTTGGCGGCAGTTATCTGGCGATTACGCGCTTCTCACGGCGCCGCCTGCGGGAGAACAGCGAAAAAATCGCCGCGGAGCAGGTCCAGGTGATCAAGGCCTTGCAGGAGGGTCTGGGCGGCATCAGGGACGTCCTGCTCGACGGATCTCAGGAGATCTACCTGAGCACTTATCGCAAAGCGGACTCGCCTGTGCGATTGGCTCAGGCCGAGAACATGTACATCGGCCAAAGCCCTCGCTATGCCATGGAAACCCTGGGGATGGTGATCATTGCGGCGCTCGCATTTGCTCTGATGCGAAAACCGGGAGGTGCCGCGGATGCGATTCCTACACTCGGAATCCTGGCTTTCGGTGCCCAGCGTTTGTTGCCTGCTTTGCAGCAGATCTATAATTCGTGGTCCAACATCGCTGGAAGCGAGGCTTCGCTTCGAAACGTCCTCGCGATGCTCGATCAGGCCGTCAAACCCGAGCTACTGCTCCCTCGTCCTGGACCGCTGGAATTCACTGACGCGGTCAGACTCGAGCGTGTCAGGTTCCGCTACGGCTCGAGCTCGCCATGGGTTCTCGACGGGTTGAGCCTTACGATTCCCAAGGGAGCGCGCGTCGGCTTCGTGGGCACCACGGGAAGCGGGAAAACAACCACTCTCGATCTGATAATGGGCCTGCTCTCGCCCACGGAGGGGCGAGTGTCCGTGGACAACGTGTCGCTGTCGGAAAGCAATATGCGGGCATGGCAAAGGACGATCGCCCACGTGCCGCAGACTGTGTATCTGAGCGACGCGACGCTGGCAGAAAACATCGCCTTCGGCATCAGTCCCGACGCGATCGATCATGCTCGGCTGAAGCGCGCAGCGAGAAACGCGCAGATCGCTGACTTCATTGAAGGTCGCCCCGACGGTTATCTGTCCCGCGTCGGCGAGCGGGGAATTCACCTATCCGGGGGCCAGCGCCAGCGGATCGGCATCGCGAGAGCGCTTTACAAGGAAACGGACGTGATGATCCTCGACGAGGCGACGAGCGCGCTCGACAACGCAACTGAGCAGGCGGTTGTTGATTCGCTGAAGGATCTGGACGTCGAGCTCACCATTCTCATCGTGGCGCATCGCCTGAGCACGGTGCGCGGATGCGATTTCATCGTGCAGCTGGAAAATGGAATCGTCGCCGGCCAAGGCACCTATGACGAGTTACTCTCGTCCAGCTCCAGTTTTCGCCGGATTGCCGCTGCGTCGCACTAG
- a CDS encoding FkbM family methyltransferase: MKPGPHFRNVATSWRARGTFRDFLRRLVWNYSPMLPAKLTRSEYCIRFRYPEPVGSIRLLVRNNLGADNFIHSEVFEHQYYRFPLRGVKTILDLGANAGFTAVYFGRHYPDAMIACVEPMPENIRVLETNLQLNGISATIFRAAVDTRDATVLMEVAPRDFGHKVATAENTSSRVLRVASLSVPTIMHELGWDRIDLLKIDIEGHERHLMQHAEWLHLVETVCVEWHSESAELELSSLASRFGYNPPVCQFGLWLMSRGSA; the protein is encoded by the coding sequence ATGAAGCCTGGCCCGCATTTCCGGAATGTCGCCACATCATGGCGGGCGCGTGGCACCTTCAGGGATTTCCTGCGGCGATTAGTGTGGAATTATTCGCCAATGCTCCCCGCAAAGCTGACGCGGAGCGAATATTGTATTCGCTTTCGCTACCCCGAGCCTGTTGGCTCGATACGCCTGCTGGTCAGGAACAACCTGGGCGCGGACAACTTCATTCACAGCGAAGTGTTCGAGCACCAGTACTATCGTTTTCCCTTGCGCGGCGTGAAGACCATTCTCGACCTCGGAGCGAACGCTGGTTTCACCGCGGTGTATTTCGGCAGGCACTACCCCGATGCAATGATTGCCTGCGTCGAGCCAATGCCCGAGAACATTCGGGTTCTCGAAACGAATCTGCAGCTGAACGGAATCTCGGCCACCATATTCCGCGCCGCTGTAGATACGCGTGACGCTACGGTTCTTATGGAGGTGGCACCACGAGATTTCGGCCACAAGGTTGCGACAGCCGAAAACACGAGCTCACGCGTGCTACGGGTCGCCAGTCTCTCGGTCCCTACCATCATGCACGAGCTGGGCTGGGACCGGATCGATCTTCTGAAGATCGATATCGAGGGACATGAGCGACACCTGATGCAGCATGCCGAATGGCTTCATCTCGTGGAGACCGTTTGCGTCGAGTGGCACAGTGAATCCGCGGAGCTGGAGCTATCATCCCTCGCGTCGCGCTTTGGCTACAATCCGCCGGTGTGTCAGTTCGGACTCTGGCTGATGAGCCGCGGGTCCGCCTGA
- a CDS encoding class I SAM-dependent methyltransferase — protein sequence MGTSLTNEEYWIRSYGDAGFVEYEPDNDHFRLLFRYVDPEALDSVIEVGSYPAPFLAALGRYGCELNGIDFHPANATAVPAWLKACGYKVGSFFTQDFLEFSPHRKYDLAYSLGFIEHFTNFEEIILRQASLVKPGGYIFLSTPNFAGSIQKWLHYLLDRSNLEKHYLPSMNPLRWAEALERQGFEVLFAGYYGNIGFWVDPVAKRSSANRLVSKAITHLFWNIRKLSKADSRHFSVFCGLVAIRR from the coding sequence ATGGGAACATCCCTGACCAACGAGGAGTACTGGATCCGCAGCTACGGGGATGCCGGCTTCGTTGAGTACGAACCTGACAACGACCATTTTCGTCTCCTCTTCAGGTACGTTGATCCGGAGGCATTGGATTCCGTCATTGAAGTCGGCAGCTATCCAGCGCCGTTTCTGGCGGCACTTGGCAGATATGGATGTGAGCTGAACGGGATTGACTTTCACCCCGCCAACGCCACGGCTGTGCCGGCGTGGCTCAAGGCGTGCGGGTACAAAGTCGGATCGTTTTTCACGCAGGATTTCCTGGAGTTCAGCCCCCACCGCAAGTACGACCTGGCATATTCGCTGGGGTTCATCGAGCATTTTACGAACTTCGAAGAGATCATTCTCAGACAAGCGAGTCTGGTGAAGCCAGGCGGCTACATTTTTCTTTCCACCCCGAATTTCGCTGGCTCAATCCAGAAGTGGCTACACTACCTTCTCGACAGGAGCAATCTCGAGAAGCACTACCTTCCCTCGATGAATCCGCTTCGCTGGGCCGAGGCTCTGGAACGCCAGGGTTTCGAGGTTCTTTTCGCGGGGTACTATGGCAACATCGGTTTCTGGGTGGACCCCGTGGCGAAACGCTCGTCGGCAAATCGTCTGGTGTCAAAGGCAATCACTCACTTGTTCTGGAACATTCGAAAGCTTTCCAAGGCGGACTCACGCCATTTTTCCGTCTTTTGCGGGCTGGTTGCCATTCGCAGGTGA
- a CDS encoding glycosyltransferase family 4 protein, giving the protein MRILHFLPWHSPRTRGGTEVFLMQLAKLQQSRGDEVSIIAPNDTRVAGHEQLDGLGVSFFPNPYGLTDTDRAAGPNKKEIQRLFVEMVDTISPDVMHLHGIDYFLQSFFEPLAGRNDLRMVLTIHLVNVVCPNQTLRNETGQFCTRRVDFATCSTCIGLQRHRKQFTSLVDAITIPLNDFLVNRWGSRHIADRIPYQKGVLQQTMLLDFLRNSVSVDVLSPWFYDVLMRNGFAPDRIGLRPNHFLRPDSFAAGPLRRLGAQRMKFLFVGRLSTDKGVGVVIEALKGVADLNGELEVTFLGKHLEPELVEALHALRASGFKLAFPGEASPDDVERSLRDAHYLIFPSLSEEMAPLVIQEALQNGVPVISSDTSSAAAFITDSVNGILFRRGEASDLTRAIRRVVERKSLMSFVVQSGPDIDSVLYSYYQRLYTE; this is encoded by the coding sequence ATGAGAATCCTGCATTTCCTCCCATGGCACTCGCCCAGGACACGGGGTGGCACAGAAGTATTTCTCATGCAGCTTGCCAAGCTGCAGCAGAGCCGCGGTGACGAAGTATCGATCATCGCTCCCAACGACACGAGAGTTGCGGGGCACGAACAGCTCGACGGACTGGGCGTGAGTTTTTTCCCGAACCCTTATGGGCTGACTGACACGGACCGTGCGGCGGGACCGAACAAAAAGGAAATTCAGCGGCTTTTCGTGGAAATGGTGGACACGATTTCGCCAGATGTCATGCATTTGCATGGCATCGATTATTTCTTACAGAGCTTCTTCGAGCCGCTGGCGGGGAGAAATGACCTCAGGATGGTGTTGACGATTCATCTCGTCAACGTGGTCTGCCCGAATCAGACGCTGAGGAACGAGACGGGTCAGTTTTGCACGAGGCGGGTGGACTTTGCGACGTGCTCCACCTGCATCGGTCTGCAGCGACACCGGAAGCAGTTCACGTCGCTTGTCGACGCGATAACGATTCCGCTCAATGATTTTCTGGTGAATCGATGGGGATCCAGGCACATCGCCGATCGAATTCCGTACCAGAAGGGCGTTCTCCAGCAAACGATGCTGCTGGATTTTTTACGCAACAGCGTCAGTGTGGACGTTTTAAGCCCGTGGTTCTACGACGTGCTCATGCGTAACGGGTTCGCACCCGACCGCATCGGCCTCCGCCCTAACCACTTCCTGAGGCCCGATAGCTTTGCAGCGGGCCCGTTGCGCCGACTGGGTGCTCAAAGAATGAAATTTCTGTTCGTCGGTCGCCTGTCCACGGATAAAGGAGTGGGCGTGGTGATCGAGGCGTTGAAGGGAGTAGCGGACCTGAACGGGGAGCTCGAGGTGACTTTTCTGGGCAAGCACCTGGAGCCGGAGCTGGTCGAGGCGCTCCACGCTCTTCGCGCGTCCGGGTTCAAGCTCGCGTTTCCAGGCGAAGCATCACCAGACGATGTAGAGCGGTCTCTTCGTGACGCACACTACCTGATCTTTCCCTCCCTGTCCGAGGAAATGGCCCCGTTAGTGATACAGGAAGCACTTCAGAACGGCGTCCCCGTCATTTCATCTGATACTTCCTCCGCAGCGGCGTTCATAACCGATAGCGTGAATGGAATTCTTTTCAGACGCGGCGAGGCGAGCGACTTGACTCGTGCGATTCGCAGGGTGGTTGAAAGGAAATCACTGATGAGCTTTGTTGTTCAGTCAGGGCCGGACATCGATAGTGTCCTGTACTCGTATTATCAGAGGCTTTACACAGAGTGA